A genomic stretch from Megalobrama amblycephala isolate DHTTF-2021 linkage group LG22, ASM1881202v1, whole genome shotgun sequence includes:
- the tfr1b gene encoding transferrin receptor 1b isoform X1, protein MDNKMNEGLTGVEQHDDSMAGTIDQAKMKFSKIVNSRSYTRFNQSQNPDGESSRVEVKLSVEGEEEEEMDGTEQGHVQRDAYMRSSHSRPLNKWRILVCVGVVLAVFCVGLLIGYSVSRKSESPSCSSPDGVQPTQKVLQPTQKVPQPTQKVQPNQDVQPIYDVSDPSMDWSDLVKLLSDKLSSKAIEDNLSVYSQRDRNAGSSVDNKLGDNIHSIFTKLNMEPWVDEHYVKLQHPNSAKPNKVRFGSEEIGSPRGFLAYSETGEKEGRVVYANYGELADLQTVQDGEYKVNLNGSVVLMRAGKISMAQKVMNAAKMGAVAALIYPDPADYKTSEEFDLYGHVHLGSGDPYTPGFPSFNHTQFAPAKSSGLPEILAQTITIDMAKKIFAKMGGKDAPDHFKGGFLSYKLGSETDKVAISVNNNLVDTKIHNVFGVIKGYVDPDRYVVIGAQRDSLSWGYAKSAVGTSLLLELARVFTELKKDGFKPKRSIVFASWTAGDFGNVGVTEWLEGYWSSIDRKAFTYISLDGVVTGVGSFRASASPLLHTLLQNTLKKVKNPVSGSSLLQSYGDLSSLLTPMQMDDAAYPFLAFSGIPSVSFSFVSSQATADYKFFGTDKDDNNKLNLVTEGKVVELSLLAAQVAGQMALRLVHDHILKLDITKYSSVINEQVHAIIAGVNTLKDDKVDKIESLSTEWLNEAKGSFSRAAASLATDLKNSDLNDIETCRILNNRIMKVEHNLLSPYVSLRDVPFRHIFFGNGWQTANDLEKYLKDVHVKKARFDIDQVLNKFALFTWNIQGCANDLAGDIWALDNEI, encoded by the exons ATGGACAACAAG atgaacgaaggtcttacgggtgtggaacaacatgacg ATTCCATGGCAGGAACAATTGATCAAGCCAAAATGAAGTTTTCGAAAATA GTAAACAGCCGCTCCTACACCCGGTTCAATCAGTCTCAGAATCCTGATGGAGAAAGCAGCCGTGTGGAGGTGAAGCTCTCTGTGGAaggtgaggaggaggaggaaatggATGGTACAGAACAAGGACACGTTCAACGTGATGCATACATGAGATCCAGTCATTCTCGGCCATTGAACAAGTGGAGGATTCTGGTTTGCGTGGGTGTTGTGCTGGCTGTCTTCTGTGTGG GTTTACTCATTGGATACTCTGTCAGCCGTAAGTCTGAGTCTCCTTCCTGCTCTTCACCAGACGGTGTTCAGCCAACTCAAAAGGTTCTTCAGCCAACTCAAAAGGTTCCTCAGCCAACTCAAAAGGTTCAGCCAAATCAAGATGTTCAACCGATTTATGACGTTTCTGATCCCTCTATGGATTGGAGTGACCTTGTTAAACTTCTGAGTGATAAACTGTCATCTAAAGCCATTGAAGATAATTTAAG TGTGTATTCCCAGAGGGATCGTAATGCAGGATCATCTGTAGATAACAAGTTAGGTGACAATATCCATAGTATTTTCACGAAACTGAATATGGAACCCTGGGTTGATGAGCACTATGTGAAGCTACAGCATCCTAACAG CGCCAAACCAAACAAAGTGCGGTTTGGTTCAGAGGAGATCGGAAGTCCGAGGGGGTTCCTGGCTTACAGTGAAACAGGAGAAAAAGAG GGCAGAGTGGTGTACGCCAACTATGGTGAGCTTGCTGACCTGCAGACCGTGCAAGACGGAGAATACAAAGTGAATCTAAATGGGTCTGTCGTACTGATGAGAGCTGGAAAAATCAGCATGGCACAGAAG GTTATGAATGCAGCTAAGATGGGTGCAGTAGCAGCTCTGATCTACCCAGACCCAGCTGACTATAAAACGTCTGAGGAATTTGATCTCTATGGTCAT GTCCACCTAGGATCAGGTGATCCTTACACCCCAGGATTCCCATCGTTTAATCACACTCAGTTTGCTCCTGCCAAGTCCTCTGGTCTTCCAGAAATACTCGCCCAGACCATTACTATTGATATggcaaaaaaaatctttgc GAAAATGGGAGGAAAGGATGCTCCTGATCATTTTAAGGGTGGCTTCCTCAGTTACAAGTTGGGAAGTGAAACTGACAAAGTAGCCATATCTGTCAATAATAACCTTGTTGACACAAAGATCCATAACGTGTTTGGAGTCATCAAAGGATACGTGGACCCTG ATCGTTATGTTGTGATCGGAGCGCAGAGGGACTCCTTGAGCTGGGGATATGCCAAGTCTGCAGTTGGAACTAGTCTTCTGTTGGAGCTTGCAAGGGTTTTTACAGAGTTGAAGAAAG ATGGTTTCAAGCCCAAAAGAAGCATTGTGTTTGCCAGCTGGACCGCAGGGGATTTTGGGAACGTTGGAGTTACTGAATGGCTTGAG GGATACTGGTCATCAATAGACAGGAAAGCCTTTACCTACATTAGTTTGGATGGGGTTGTTACTG GTGTGGGTTCCTTTAGAGCTTCGGCCAGTCCTTTGTTGCACACCCTTCTGCAGAACACcctgaaaaaagtcaaaaaccCTGTGTCAGGTTCAAGCCTTCTCCAGAGTTACGGTGATTTGTCATCTCT TTTGACACCCATGCAGATGGATGATGCTGCATATCCTTTCCTGGCCTTCTCTGGAATCCCATCTGTGTCTTTTAGTTTCGTCTCTTCTCAG gCCACTGCTGACTACAAGTTTTTTGGAACCGACAaggatgataataataaactgaATCTCGTCACCGAAGGGAAAGTGGTTGAGCTGTCTTTGCTCGCTGCTCAGGTTGCTGGGCAGATGGCCCTCCGTCTCGTTCATGACCACATCCTCAAACTGGACATTACCAAGTATAGCAGTGTGATCAATGAGCAAGTGCACGCCATCATTGCTGGTGTTAACACTCTCAAAGATGACAAG GTCGATAAAATTGAGTCTTTGTCCACGGAGTGGCTGAACGAAGCAAAGGGCTCCTTTAGTCGTGCCGCAGCCTCTCTAGCTACCGACCTCAAGAACAGCGACCTGAATGACATAGAGACGTGTCGCATACTCAATAACCGCATAATGAAG GTGGAGCATAATTTACTGTCTCCTTACGTCTCTTTGAGAGATGTCCCGTTCCGCCACATTTTCTTTGGAAATGGGTGGCAAACCGCCAACGACCTGGAAAAGTATCTGAAGGATGTACATGTAAAAAAAGCACGTTTTGACATAGACCAGGTCCTAAACAAGTTTGCTCTATTCACCTGGAACATCCAGGGCTGTGCCAATGACCTGGCTGGAGATATCTGGGCCTTAGACAATGAGATATAG
- the tfr1b gene encoding transferrin receptor 1b isoform X2, whose translation MAGTIDQAKMKFSKIVNSRSYTRFNQSQNPDGESSRVEVKLSVEGEEEEEMDGTEQGHVQRDAYMRSSHSRPLNKWRILVCVGVVLAVFCVGLLIGYSVSRKSESPSCSSPDGVQPTQKVLQPTQKVPQPTQKVQPNQDVQPIYDVSDPSMDWSDLVKLLSDKLSSKAIEDNLSVYSQRDRNAGSSVDNKLGDNIHSIFTKLNMEPWVDEHYVKLQHPNSAKPNKVRFGSEEIGSPRGFLAYSETGEKEGRVVYANYGELADLQTVQDGEYKVNLNGSVVLMRAGKISMAQKVMNAAKMGAVAALIYPDPADYKTSEEFDLYGHVHLGSGDPYTPGFPSFNHTQFAPAKSSGLPEILAQTITIDMAKKIFAKMGGKDAPDHFKGGFLSYKLGSETDKVAISVNNNLVDTKIHNVFGVIKGYVDPDRYVVIGAQRDSLSWGYAKSAVGTSLLLELARVFTELKKDGFKPKRSIVFASWTAGDFGNVGVTEWLEGYWSSIDRKAFTYISLDGVVTGVGSFRASASPLLHTLLQNTLKKVKNPVSGSSLLQSYGDLSSLLTPMQMDDAAYPFLAFSGIPSVSFSFVSSQATADYKFFGTDKDDNNKLNLVTEGKVVELSLLAAQVAGQMALRLVHDHILKLDITKYSSVINEQVHAIIAGVNTLKDDKVDKIESLSTEWLNEAKGSFSRAAASLATDLKNSDLNDIETCRILNNRIMKVEHNLLSPYVSLRDVPFRHIFFGNGWQTANDLEKYLKDVHVKKARFDIDQVLNKFALFTWNIQGCANDLAGDIWALDNEI comes from the exons ATGGCAGGAACAATTGATCAAGCCAAAATGAAGTTTTCGAAAATA GTAAACAGCCGCTCCTACACCCGGTTCAATCAGTCTCAGAATCCTGATGGAGAAAGCAGCCGTGTGGAGGTGAAGCTCTCTGTGGAaggtgaggaggaggaggaaatggATGGTACAGAACAAGGACACGTTCAACGTGATGCATACATGAGATCCAGTCATTCTCGGCCATTGAACAAGTGGAGGATTCTGGTTTGCGTGGGTGTTGTGCTGGCTGTCTTCTGTGTGG GTTTACTCATTGGATACTCTGTCAGCCGTAAGTCTGAGTCTCCTTCCTGCTCTTCACCAGACGGTGTTCAGCCAACTCAAAAGGTTCTTCAGCCAACTCAAAAGGTTCCTCAGCCAACTCAAAAGGTTCAGCCAAATCAAGATGTTCAACCGATTTATGACGTTTCTGATCCCTCTATGGATTGGAGTGACCTTGTTAAACTTCTGAGTGATAAACTGTCATCTAAAGCCATTGAAGATAATTTAAG TGTGTATTCCCAGAGGGATCGTAATGCAGGATCATCTGTAGATAACAAGTTAGGTGACAATATCCATAGTATTTTCACGAAACTGAATATGGAACCCTGGGTTGATGAGCACTATGTGAAGCTACAGCATCCTAACAG CGCCAAACCAAACAAAGTGCGGTTTGGTTCAGAGGAGATCGGAAGTCCGAGGGGGTTCCTGGCTTACAGTGAAACAGGAGAAAAAGAG GGCAGAGTGGTGTACGCCAACTATGGTGAGCTTGCTGACCTGCAGACCGTGCAAGACGGAGAATACAAAGTGAATCTAAATGGGTCTGTCGTACTGATGAGAGCTGGAAAAATCAGCATGGCACAGAAG GTTATGAATGCAGCTAAGATGGGTGCAGTAGCAGCTCTGATCTACCCAGACCCAGCTGACTATAAAACGTCTGAGGAATTTGATCTCTATGGTCAT GTCCACCTAGGATCAGGTGATCCTTACACCCCAGGATTCCCATCGTTTAATCACACTCAGTTTGCTCCTGCCAAGTCCTCTGGTCTTCCAGAAATACTCGCCCAGACCATTACTATTGATATggcaaaaaaaatctttgc GAAAATGGGAGGAAAGGATGCTCCTGATCATTTTAAGGGTGGCTTCCTCAGTTACAAGTTGGGAAGTGAAACTGACAAAGTAGCCATATCTGTCAATAATAACCTTGTTGACACAAAGATCCATAACGTGTTTGGAGTCATCAAAGGATACGTGGACCCTG ATCGTTATGTTGTGATCGGAGCGCAGAGGGACTCCTTGAGCTGGGGATATGCCAAGTCTGCAGTTGGAACTAGTCTTCTGTTGGAGCTTGCAAGGGTTTTTACAGAGTTGAAGAAAG ATGGTTTCAAGCCCAAAAGAAGCATTGTGTTTGCCAGCTGGACCGCAGGGGATTTTGGGAACGTTGGAGTTACTGAATGGCTTGAG GGATACTGGTCATCAATAGACAGGAAAGCCTTTACCTACATTAGTTTGGATGGGGTTGTTACTG GTGTGGGTTCCTTTAGAGCTTCGGCCAGTCCTTTGTTGCACACCCTTCTGCAGAACACcctgaaaaaagtcaaaaaccCTGTGTCAGGTTCAAGCCTTCTCCAGAGTTACGGTGATTTGTCATCTCT TTTGACACCCATGCAGATGGATGATGCTGCATATCCTTTCCTGGCCTTCTCTGGAATCCCATCTGTGTCTTTTAGTTTCGTCTCTTCTCAG gCCACTGCTGACTACAAGTTTTTTGGAACCGACAaggatgataataataaactgaATCTCGTCACCGAAGGGAAAGTGGTTGAGCTGTCTTTGCTCGCTGCTCAGGTTGCTGGGCAGATGGCCCTCCGTCTCGTTCATGACCACATCCTCAAACTGGACATTACCAAGTATAGCAGTGTGATCAATGAGCAAGTGCACGCCATCATTGCTGGTGTTAACACTCTCAAAGATGACAAG GTCGATAAAATTGAGTCTTTGTCCACGGAGTGGCTGAACGAAGCAAAGGGCTCCTTTAGTCGTGCCGCAGCCTCTCTAGCTACCGACCTCAAGAACAGCGACCTGAATGACATAGAGACGTGTCGCATACTCAATAACCGCATAATGAAG GTGGAGCATAATTTACTGTCTCCTTACGTCTCTTTGAGAGATGTCCCGTTCCGCCACATTTTCTTTGGAAATGGGTGGCAAACCGCCAACGACCTGGAAAAGTATCTGAAGGATGTACATGTAAAAAAAGCACGTTTTGACATAGACCAGGTCCTAAACAAGTTTGCTCTATTCACCTGGAACATCCAGGGCTGTGCCAATGACCTGGCTGGAGATATCTGGGCCTTAGACAATGAGATATAG